The Akkermansia muciniphila genome contains a region encoding:
- a CDS encoding methylated-DNA--[protein]-cysteine S-methyltransferase, with amino-acid sequence MEYYSTHYSSPLGMLTLASDGGNLAGLWLEGQKYFGDTVSGNMEERDGLPVFAAAKDWLDRYFAGGKPRISELPLAPVGGEFRQAVWRMLCEIPYGEVTTYGEIARKIAMRGNKKGMSAQAVGGAVGHNPISIIIPCHRVVGTGGSLTGYAGGIPAKIRLLELEGADLTRLFMPKKGTAL; translated from the coding sequence ATGGAATATTATTCGACACATTATTCATCCCCCCTGGGAATGCTTACGCTGGCCAGCGACGGTGGGAACCTTGCAGGCCTGTGGCTGGAAGGCCAGAAGTATTTTGGCGATACCGTCAGCGGGAACATGGAGGAAAGAGACGGTCTGCCTGTATTTGCCGCGGCAAAAGACTGGCTGGACAGGTATTTTGCAGGAGGGAAGCCCCGGATAAGTGAATTACCCCTGGCCCCCGTGGGTGGAGAGTTCCGCCAGGCCGTGTGGAGGATGCTCTGCGAAATTCCCTATGGGGAAGTAACTACTTACGGAGAAATTGCCCGGAAGATAGCCATGCGCGGGAATAAAAAGGGGATGTCTGCGCAGGCGGTGGGAGGAGCGGTGGGGCATAATCCCATTTCCATCATCATCCCATGCCACCGGGTGGTGGGCACAGGCGGGAGCCTGACAGGCTATGCGGGCGGAATTCCTGCAAAGATCAGGCTTCTGGAACTTGAAGGAGCCGATCTGACCCGTCTTTTCATGCCGAAAAAGGGAACGGCCCTTTAA
- a CDS encoding antibiotic biosynthesis monooxygenase, which yields MEKIAERREATDDVHKKGKPARVAVLFEVTPRKEGHEEYLRLAGALKSELEGMPGFISAERFSSLKEEGRLLSLSLWENEEAAAEWRRRMNHRACQKRGREALFEQYRILVASVLREYTGEAVSRPPGIPAGQEA from the coding sequence ATGGAGAAGATTGCAGAGCGGCGGGAAGCCACTGATGACGTCCACAAGAAGGGAAAGCCCGCGAGAGTAGCAGTGCTTTTTGAGGTAACACCCAGGAAGGAGGGCCATGAGGAATATCTCCGTTTAGCGGGCGCGCTGAAATCCGAGTTGGAGGGAATGCCGGGTTTCATCAGTGCGGAACGTTTTTCAAGCCTGAAGGAGGAGGGCAGGCTGCTCAGCCTTTCCCTCTGGGAAAATGAAGAGGCTGCCGCCGAATGGCGCAGGCGCATGAATCACAGAGCCTGCCAGAAGAGGGGGCGTGAAGCGCTTTTTGAACAATACAGAATACTGGTGGCTTCCGTTCTCCGCGAATATACGGGTGAAGCCGTCTCCAGGCCCCCCGGGATTCCAGCGGGTCAGGAAGCTTGA